Proteins from a genomic interval of Chionomys nivalis chromosome 7, mChiNiv1.1, whole genome shotgun sequence:
- the Srr gene encoding serine racemase, whose amino-acid sequence MCAQYCISFADVEKAHMNIRDSVHLTPVLTSSILNQIAGRSLFFKCELFQKTGSFKIRGALNAIRGLIPDPLEGKPKAVVTHSSGNHGQALTYAAKLEGIPAYIVVPQTAPNCKKLAIQAYGASIVYSEQSDESREKVTQRIMQETEGILVHPNQEPAVIAGQGTIALEVLNQVPLVDALVVPVGGGGMVAGIAITIKALKPSVKVYAAEPLNADDCYQSKLKGELTPNLHPPETIADGVKSSIGLNTWPIIRDLVDDVFTVTEDEIKHATQLVWERMKLLIEPTAGVGLAAVLSQHFQTVSPEVKNICIVLSGGNVDLTSLNWVKQAESPISV is encoded by the exons ATGTGTGCTCAGTACTGCATCTCCTTTGCTGATGTTGAAAAAGCCCATATGAACATTCGAGATTCTGTCCACCTCACGCCAGTACTAACAAGCTCCATTTTGAACCAAATAGCAGGACGCAGTCTTTTCTTCAAATGTGAACTCTTCCAGAAAACTGGGTCTTTTAAG ATCCGTGGTGCCCTTAATGCCATCAGAGGCTTAATTCCTGACCCTCTGGAGGGGAAACCCAAAGCCGTTGTTACTCACAGCAGTGGGAACCATGGCCAGGCTCTCACCTATGCTGCCAAACTGGAAG GAATTCCTGCTTACATTGTGGTGCCTCAGACGGCTCCCAACTGCAAGAAACTGGCAATACAAGCCTACGGAGCCTCTATAGTATATAGTGAACAGAGTGATGAG TCTAGAGAAAAGGTCACTCaaagaattatgcaagaaacagaAGGCATCTTGGTCCATCCCAACCAGGAGCCTGCAGTGATAGCTGGACAAGGGACAATTGCCCTGGAAGTCCTGAACCAG GTTCCTTTGGTGGATGCACTGGTGGTACCAGTAGGGGGAGGAGGAATGGTTGCTGGAATAGCCATTACAATTAAG GCCCTGAAACCTAGTGTGAAGGTCTACGCTGCCGAACCCTTGAATGCAGATGACTGCTACCAGTCCAAACTgaaaggagaactgactcccaatcTTCACCCTCCAGAAACCATAGCAGATGGTGTCAAATCAAGCATTGGCTTAAATACTTGGCCTATTATAAGGGACCTTGTGGATGATGTCTTCACTGTCACAGAGGACGAAATCAAG CATGCAACCCAACTGGTGTGGGAGAGAATGAAACTGCTCATTGAACCTACTGCTGGTGTTGGATTGGCTGCAGTGCTGTCCCAGCATTTCCAAACAGTCTCTCCAGAAGTGAAGAACATCTGTATTGTACTCAGTGGTGGGAATGTAGACCTAACCTCCCTAAACTGGGTGAAGCAGGCAGAAAGTCCTATTTCTGTATAA